In Rattus norvegicus strain BN/NHsdMcwi chromosome 1, GRCr8, whole genome shotgun sequence, a genomic segment contains:
- the Lysmd4 gene encoding lysM and putative peptidoglycan-binding domain-containing protein 4 isoform X3, which yields MPGVPFQPLGNEKVADIKKANNFIREQDLYALKSIKIPVRNHGILTETHQELMPLGASSSETRVTLVELPEDGDASGATAQGNQLTEFFKGIDENIERAVQSDVFHSDGCCVEAPDQPLLPITQKPAADGADCGIQWWNAVFLMLLIGIVLPVFYLVYFKIQATGETSDSLNTTVVPNGSMTLSPVPGQAPRLAVAVPTLPASDNQVSPTTEAGA from the exons ATGCCTGGAGTCCCATTCCAGCCACTTGGAAATGAAAAG GTCGCAGATATCAAGAAAGCGAACAACTTCATCAGAGAACAAGACCTGTATGCTCTGAAATCGATCAAGATTCCAGTGAGaaatcatgggatcctcacagagacccaccaaGAACTAATGCCCCTTGGGGCCTCCTCTTCCGAGACCAGGGTGACCCTGGTAGAACTGCCCGAAGATGGAGACGCCTCTGGGGCAACTGCTCAGGGCAACCAGTTGACAGAGTTCTTCAAGGGCATCGATGAGAACATTGAGCGGGCTGTGCAATCTGATGTCTTTCACAGTGACGGCTGTTGTGTGGAGGCCCCGGATCAGCCGCTGCTCCCCATAACCCAGAAGCCAGCAGCTGATGGTGCGGACTGCGGGATTCAGTGGTGGAATGCTGTCTTCCTTATGCTTCTCATTGGCATTGTGCTGCCAGTGTTCTATCTTGTCTACTTCAAAATACAAGCCACCGGGGAAACCTCAGATAGTTTGAACACAACTGTTGTTCCCAACGGCTCGATGACACTGAGCCCAGTTCCAGGGCAAGCCCCCAGGTTGGCAGTTGCAGTGCCTACCCTCCCCGCTTCAGACAACCAGGTCAGCCCAACCACTGAAGCAGGGGCCTAG
- the Lysmd4 gene encoding lysM and putative peptidoglycan-binding domain-containing protein 4 isoform 1 (isoform 1 is encoded by transcript variant 1), whose translation MPGVPFQPLGNEKLRKEMRQKEVLAKTFQGPAVVCRTPNSHVYMFKNGSGDSGDSSEEESHQVVLRPRGKERQKNSSQPPGTGTMVLLQRELAQEDSLNKLALQYGCKVADIKKANNFIREQDLYALKSIKIPVRNHGILTETHQELMPLGASSSETRVTLVELPEDGDASGATAQGNQLTEFFKGIDENIERAVQSDVFHSDGCCVEAPDQPLLPITQKPAADGADCGIQWWNAVFLMLLIGIVLPVFYLVYFKIQATGETSDSLNTTVVPNGSMTLSPVPGQAPRLAVAVPTLPASDNQVSPTTEAGA comes from the exons ATGCCTGGAGTCCCATTCCAGCCACTTGGAAATGAAAAG ttaagaaaagaaatgaggcaGAAGGAAGTGTTAGCCAAGACCTTCCAAGGCCCAGCTGTTGTCTGTAGGACTCCAAACAGTCATGTTTACATGTTCAAGAATGGCAGCGGGGACTCCGGGGACTCCTCCGAGGAAGAGTCACATCAGGTGGTGTTACGACCCCGGGGCAAGGAACGCCAGAAGAACAGCAGCCAACCGCCAGGAACGGGCACCATGGTGCTGCTGCAGCGGGAGCTGGCCCAGGAAGACAGTCTCAATAAGCTGGCTCTCCAGTATGGCTGCAAA GTCGCAGATATCAAGAAAGCGAACAACTTCATCAGAGAACAAGACCTGTATGCTCTGAAATCGATCAAGATTCCAGTGAGaaatcatgggatcctcacagagacccaccaaGAACTAATGCCCCTTGGGGCCTCCTCTTCCGAGACCAGGGTGACCCTGGTAGAACTGCCCGAAGATGGAGACGCCTCTGGGGCAACTGCTCAGGGCAACCAGTTGACAGAGTTCTTCAAGGGCATCGATGAGAACATTGAGCGGGCTGTGCAATCTGATGTCTTTCACAGTGACGGCTGTTGTGTGGAGGCCCCGGATCAGCCGCTGCTCCCCATAACCCAGAAGCCAGCAGCTGATGGTGCGGACTGCGGGATTCAGTGGTGGAATGCTGTCTTCCTTATGCTTCTCATTGGCATTGTGCTGCCAGTGTTCTATCTTGTCTACTTCAAAATACAAGCCACCGGGGAAACCTCAGATAGTTTGAACACAACTGTTGTTCCCAACGGCTCGATGACACTGAGCCCAGTTCCAGGGCAAGCCCCCAGGTTGGCAGTTGCAGTGCCTACCCTCCCCGCTTCAGACAACCAGGTCAGCCCAACCACTGAAGCAGGGGCCTAG
- the Lysmd4 gene encoding lysM and putative peptidoglycan-binding domain-containing protein 4 isoform X4, translated as MPGVPFQPLGNEKLRKEMRQKEVLAKTFQGPAVVCRTPNSHVYMFKNGSGDSGDSSEEESHQVVLRPRGKERQKNSSQPPGTGTMVLLQRELAQEDSLNKLALQYGCKHSE; from the exons ATGCCTGGAGTCCCATTCCAGCCACTTGGAAATGAAAAG ttaagaaaagaaatgaggcaGAAGGAAGTGTTAGCCAAGACCTTCCAAGGCCCAGCTGTTGTCTGTAGGACTCCAAACAGTCATGTTTACATGTTCAAGAATGGCAGCGGGGACTCCGGGGACTCCTCCGAGGAAGAGTCACATCAGGTGGTGTTACGACCCCGGGGCAAGGAACGCCAGAAGAACAGCAGCCAACCGCCAGGAACGGGCACCATGGTGCTGCTGCAGCGGGAGCTGGCCCAGGAAGACAGTCTCAATAAGCTGGCTCTCCAGTATGGCTGCAAA CACTCAGAGTGA
- the Lysmd4 gene encoding lysM and putative peptidoglycan-binding domain-containing protein 4 isoform X1 has translation MPGVPFQPLGNEKLRKEMRQKEVLAKTFQGPAVVCRTPNSHVYMFKNGSGDSGDSSEEESHQVVLRPRGKERQKNSSQPPGTGTMVLLQRELAQEDSLNKLALQYGCKVADIKKANNFIREQDLYALKSIKIPVRNHGILTETHQELMPLGASSSETRVTLVELPEDGDASGATAQGNQLTEFFKGIDENIERAVQSDVFHSDGCCVEAPDQPLLPITQKPAADGADCGIQWWNAVFLMLLIGIVLPVFYLVYFKIQATGETSDSLNTTVVPNGSMTLSPVPGQAPRLAVAVPTLPASDNQTALHLAS, from the exons ATGCCTGGAGTCCCATTCCAGCCACTTGGAAATGAAAAG ttaagaaaagaaatgaggcaGAAGGAAGTGTTAGCCAAGACCTTCCAAGGCCCAGCTGTTGTCTGTAGGACTCCAAACAGTCATGTTTACATGTTCAAGAATGGCAGCGGGGACTCCGGGGACTCCTCCGAGGAAGAGTCACATCAGGTGGTGTTACGACCCCGGGGCAAGGAACGCCAGAAGAACAGCAGCCAACCGCCAGGAACGGGCACCATGGTGCTGCTGCAGCGGGAGCTGGCCCAGGAAGACAGTCTCAATAAGCTGGCTCTCCAGTATGGCTGCAAA GTCGCAGATATCAAGAAAGCGAACAACTTCATCAGAGAACAAGACCTGTATGCTCTGAAATCGATCAAGATTCCAGTGAGaaatcatgggatcctcacagagacccaccaaGAACTAATGCCCCTTGGGGCCTCCTCTTCCGAGACCAGGGTGACCCTGGTAGAACTGCCCGAAGATGGAGACGCCTCTGGGGCAACTGCTCAGGGCAACCAGTTGACAGAGTTCTTCAAGGGCATCGATGAGAACATTGAGCGGGCTGTGCAATCTGATGTCTTTCACAGTGACGGCTGTTGTGTGGAGGCCCCGGATCAGCCGCTGCTCCCCATAACCCAGAAGCCAGCAGCTGATGGTGCGGACTGCGGGATTCAGTGGTGGAATGCTGTCTTCCTTATGCTTCTCATTGGCATTGTGCTGCCAGTGTTCTATCTTGTCTACTTCAAAATACAAGCCACCGGGGAAACCTCAGATAGTTTGAACACAACTGTTGTTCCCAACGGCTCGATGACACTGAGCCCAGTTCCAGGGCAAGCCCCCAGGTTGGCAGTTGCAGTGCCTACCCTCCCCGCTTCAGACAACCAG ACGGCATTGCATCTTGCTTCCTGA
- the Lysmd4 gene encoding lysM and putative peptidoglycan-binding domain-containing protein 4 isoform X2, producing MKRFDFQLRKEMRQKEVLAKTFQGPAVVCRTPNSHVYMFKNGSGDSGDSSEEESHQVVLRPRGKERQKNSSQPPGTGTMVLLQRELAQEDSLNKLALQYGCKVADIKKANNFIREQDLYALKSIKIPVRNHGILTETHQELMPLGASSSETRVTLVELPEDGDASGATAQGNQLTEFFKGIDENIERAVQSDVFHSDGCCVEAPDQPLLPITQKPAADGADCGIQWWNAVFLMLLIGIVLPVFYLVYFKIQATGETSDSLNTTVVPNGSMTLSPVPGQAPRLAVAVPTLPASDNQVSPTTEAGA from the exons ATGAAAAG GTTTGATTttcagttaagaaaagaaatgaggcaGAAGGAAGTGTTAGCCAAGACCTTCCAAGGCCCAGCTGTTGTCTGTAGGACTCCAAACAGTCATGTTTACATGTTCAAGAATGGCAGCGGGGACTCCGGGGACTCCTCCGAGGAAGAGTCACATCAGGTGGTGTTACGACCCCGGGGCAAGGAACGCCAGAAGAACAGCAGCCAACCGCCAGGAACGGGCACCATGGTGCTGCTGCAGCGGGAGCTGGCCCAGGAAGACAGTCTCAATAAGCTGGCTCTCCAGTATGGCTGCAAA GTCGCAGATATCAAGAAAGCGAACAACTTCATCAGAGAACAAGACCTGTATGCTCTGAAATCGATCAAGATTCCAGTGAGaaatcatgggatcctcacagagacccaccaaGAACTAATGCCCCTTGGGGCCTCCTCTTCCGAGACCAGGGTGACCCTGGTAGAACTGCCCGAAGATGGAGACGCCTCTGGGGCAACTGCTCAGGGCAACCAGTTGACAGAGTTCTTCAAGGGCATCGATGAGAACATTGAGCGGGCTGTGCAATCTGATGTCTTTCACAGTGACGGCTGTTGTGTGGAGGCCCCGGATCAGCCGCTGCTCCCCATAACCCAGAAGCCAGCAGCTGATGGTGCGGACTGCGGGATTCAGTGGTGGAATGCTGTCTTCCTTATGCTTCTCATTGGCATTGTGCTGCCAGTGTTCTATCTTGTCTACTTCAAAATACAAGCCACCGGGGAAACCTCAGATAGTTTGAACACAACTGTTGTTCCCAACGGCTCGATGACACTGAGCCCAGTTCCAGGGCAAGCCCCCAGGTTGGCAGTTGCAGTGCCTACCCTCCCCGCTTCAGACAACCAGGTCAGCCCAACCACTGAAGCAGGGGCCTAG
- the Lysmd4 gene encoding lysM and putative peptidoglycan-binding domain-containing protein 4 isoform X5, whose product MKRFDFQLRKEMRQKEVLAKTFQGPAVVCRTPNSHVYMFKNGSGDSGDSSEEESHQVVLRPRGKERQKNSSQPPGTGTMVLLQRELAQEDSLNKLALQYGCKHSE is encoded by the exons ATGAAAAG GTTTGATTttcagttaagaaaagaaatgaggcaGAAGGAAGTGTTAGCCAAGACCTTCCAAGGCCCAGCTGTTGTCTGTAGGACTCCAAACAGTCATGTTTACATGTTCAAGAATGGCAGCGGGGACTCCGGGGACTCCTCCGAGGAAGAGTCACATCAGGTGGTGTTACGACCCCGGGGCAAGGAACGCCAGAAGAACAGCAGCCAACCGCCAGGAACGGGCACCATGGTGCTGCTGCAGCGGGAGCTGGCCCAGGAAGACAGTCTCAATAAGCTGGCTCTCCAGTATGGCTGCAAA CACTCAGAGTGA